DNA from Lemur catta isolate mLemCat1 chromosome 7, mLemCat1.pri, whole genome shotgun sequence:
AGCTGTGAGTAGGGCCAGTTGCACCTTAGTTGTTTCCCGATCAATTCCTTGTACATCAAGTCCCACGCTTGTGGGGGAGGTCTCGCTTCAGGCATCACTCAAGGGTCTCAGACCACTGCTATTCTCCCTGCTTCCTACAGAAGAAGCCCCCCCATGGCATGCGACCTGCTTGCACACTCAGCCTTGGGTCAGGATGGATCCTCAGGTCCCCTCCCCCTTGGGCCCACACATGGCAAGGCCTCACACCTGGCTGGCTCATGCACTGTTGGATACTCTCCAGCCTAGTGGAAGCCAAGGCGCGGACCTCCTCCTCAAAGCGGCGGTGTCCCTCCTCAGTTAACTTCCAGAGGCAGGACCGAGGCCGTGTGTTGGCCCCACACTGCGCGCTGACTGGCACCTTCTCAAAGCTGTCCCGGAAGCAGAGATTGTGGCGGACAGTATTCTTCCAGCCTTCTGGAGCCGTCCGGAAAAAGGGGAAGTGGTGTCTGTGGACAGGGAAGAGAGGTAAGGAAAGCATGGTTTCTTTGGGGGATGCCCTACTCTCGAGCATGTTCTTCCCCAGGGGCCGGGAGCCTCAGCCCTTTGCTCAGGGTGGATACTGGTAAGCTGGCTGGAACTGCTCTTTGCCAGCCCAACATGTGGCAAAACCACCTGGTGCATTGCTCATACGACTCCCCGCCTTTTAAGTCCAGTtcactgcccccagccccagtcccatTTACTGCCTTCCCTCTGAGGACTCGGGACTTGGGCTACAGCATGGACAAAGCAGAATCAGGCTAACTGGCTCCTGTGAGAGGAACCTTGGGTCAAGAAGGGACACCACTTGAAGATTAATATTCTGAGACATTGGGCTCTTCTCCTAATAACTTGGGAAGGGTCTGAGCGCTCCCTCACACTGTGTGTCCAGGACTATTAGAGCTAAAGAACTCTTCTCGGCTGGGCTCGGCTGGCCCCTGGGGGTACAGGGAGTTGTGCCAGGCAGTCCAGCCCTAGCAGAAGCAGGTGGGGAACTATTGGGTAAACCAGAGAGGAATGGTAGGAGAAACTTACCTGACCCAggtaaatttgtgttttaaaagagaaCTAAGCCATAAAAAAAGGGTGGAGggttatttctgtttgtttttttagatgtGCACAGGGTTGGGAGTAGATATGTTCCTGTACATGTGGGCACACATGCACCTGGGAAAAGAGAACTGTGAATGTGCTCATGCTCTCAGAcccagagggggaaactgagtcagcagcccagggcctgggacagATTGGAAGGCATCAGACCAGGGCCCTggccccctcccttctccctcctcacagGGCCCCCGGCACATACCGAGTGAAACTGTAGATCTGCTGTACGTTGAGGCCACAGGGGGAACTGTTTCTTAATGCCAGGGCAATTAGGTGGAAGTAATTGAGAGGGGGCCGGGACCAGAGCCTCCCCGCCTGGTTGTTGGCTTGTCGAAGCCTCCGACTCTGGAGGGGGGCCCTTTTGTAAGGGGACGGGAGAGCCACAGAGGAGCTGTCATCCTggtcctcagcctcctcctcttctgtgagCTAGAGGAGCACAGAGTAGGAACTGGTCCTGACTCCTCAGCCTCTACTCCAGGGTGCAATGGCAGGAAGGGGTAGCTGTCTAGGGCTATCATCTGGGCTTCTCCCCAACCCAAGGATGTAGGTGATTTCTGAACCCATTAACCTTTTGCTATC
Protein-coding regions in this window:
- the FOXR1 gene encoding forkhead box protein R1 — encoded protein: MGNEAFLAFTTAHLPVAEQNLARYKLRVVEPPKLPLEKKPNCEDDGPDFEPNLWMWVNPNIVFPPGKLEVPESSKREDVASTLPSPQSPQEEEDASGSEATGVESLPLSSSEQSPPEKQFASSPSNLELTEEEEAEDQDDSSSVALPSPYKRAPLQSRRLRQANNQAGRLWSRPPLNYFHLIALALRNSSPCGLNVQQIYSFTRHHFPFFRTAPEGWKNTVRHNLCFRDSFEKVPVSAQCGANTRPRSCLWKLTEEGHRRFEEEVRALASTRLESIQQCMSQPDVMPFLFDL